Genomic segment of Sander vitreus isolate 19-12246 chromosome 17, sanVit1, whole genome shotgun sequence:
cctgtctcttagacctcATCCCAaagaggctacttaaagaagcgttacccatggttaacacttcattactagatatgatcaatatgtctttattaacaggttatgtaccacagtcatttaaagtaactgtgataaaacctcttctgaaaaaacccaccctcgatcctgaggtcttagcaaactatagacctatagctaatctcccctttctctccaagatccttaaGAAGGTAGTCgttatgtgattttctacatttcattaaaaagtcataatataatatGCCATaaaatttaataataaaaatagtagCCTATGCCATTAAACTGTCATAGAAAATGTCAAAGCATAGTATGCCATAACAAGTCCTAATATAGTATGCCTTAAATAGGTTATAACAAAGGTATAATATAGTATGCcatgaaagtcatagtatgttatgTCATAGAAaactttaaaaagtcatagtatagtatgccataaaaaagtcattgattggtatgccataaaaaaaatcataaaaaaggaaCAGTAGCCTATGCCATTAAATTGTCATAGAAAATGTCATAGTGTTGTGGTTGTGgacatttctgttgcctgttattatttctgtatgtttcctgttgtgtttattgtattctgtggtctgtgtatattttgttgtgtatatttctgttccctgttgtgTATTTCCCTGtttatgtttcctgttttattttgatagtctgttttctgtcttgtcatgtctagttttacttcctgtgttttcccacctgtgtgattgtctgatgtgctccacctgttccccagccctagtgtcacctgtcttgtgtctTCTCGTTACCTAGTTCATTTAGctcctgtgtttcctttgtctgttgtcagatcgTTTGTGTCTTGTTCCTGTCAGTTTGtgtcctgaggcctgtactatgaatcaagatcaacatgccctggatttctttcagttatccggcttcactaaccctaacaaccgccGTCCCGCAtaacgctggttatcaactagttcaatcaacccagggtttctcAATCCAGCAGCGCGcgtgttcacataaaagaggcggtgtttgcgtaccacgaccaatcgcaaacatataccagagccgcatattttaaacaagaagagcaaactataattctacataaatatgaagaacacaaacacgttttacaggcaaaatgcaggaaggaaagctggcaaaaaaagctgACGCTGTTttacgtaaatcacaacgcttatcctatcaatatcacttccagtggtgtaatctacgtgatagtaagctccaggatttctatataaggtgctttccgaccggatagtacttgtactttttagaggaaaagtacacttctaagcagttctaagaactactctcccccaaaatctttatttccgtttgcattcccactggccaagtagccatagggactggtaggaggggtaagggagtgatgcaagcacggcaacggtctttatagcatcgtcactagaccttagcgccacatacaacaacaacaaagcagcattccgtccattctcgtagtaattcacgtaatgttttgctcaacacagacggggctttattatactcggaacagaccccgcctctgcctgctgcgctgtggacgtgtgtgtgtgtgtgtgtgagactgtgtgtgtgtgtgacggccggcaagctgcaggacacgcttgtggagtttaactccgaaaagacagttaaccacaggttcccgttaatcttatgatggacatgtgttgtgatatttaaacaaacgaaccgtcaacggcaaaataaaagcctcttatttacgagagcggtctgagagacctccagcttacagcgaggtgtctgagtgtgactggccgagcgacgagctagaggccggggcaggcgcttgctggctgtcgcctcacttcatcgagcttctcaactccgaaaactttgaagcaaattgtcaattcggcatcaattttcgcaagactgcctatattcaaaatctaaacagttaatttctcgcctaaaataatgtcagaagtgaatttaatgatgaataagatggtgaaaattgttaaaaatgtcctgttgttggttgttgctctgtctgcaagttccgagttggcagtgggcgtgacttagaagtttgaccaatcaagtacacctagtaaaagggaaaagaccctgctctgaagtaggagctaaaaaagtacgctactgcggccagaggaacttaaaaatccccaaaatatacagtaggctacagtacacccactataatagtatacattagactacactggtcacttccccatcagtcatgCATAAGATCTGACCAttattacacttttgctttccatgaaTTGTCGTTGCTTTatccttttatttcagttgaaaccctggcagtggtaagtgatcgtgagagaaaataaaaacatatcaaaacataattctaaCCAATGTGGGTATAGGCAACACACGGCTGAAGAAGCCAACAAATAGCGTACAATTCCCTCCgcttaaaaatctaaatatttcataaagatacccatcagtgaatgttaacggggttgtcggtctctctctctctctctctctctctctctctctctctgtgcgcaccaagctccacctgatcttctaagaacggtgacgccgttatcaatcgagtattgattggtcagtaggcggtgctttaacaccggttgatctctaatctcctacataacctgctcccgaccaggttaggtgttcagcatgagttaccatggcgattgaacccgataaCAACTAATCCACCTTCATGGTACAGAAAatcctgggttgaacctgaagttagctcgttaacgccaaatcttgcttcgtagtacaggcctcaggtctgGTCAGTTTGTATGTGTCTGCGTCAGCTCCCGTCAGTTTCCGTGCTTCCCGTTTCTTCCTGCTTGGGTTTTTTGGATACCCTTGGTTTTTCTTGTATTGTTTTCTTGCCTGCTGCAGCTCACAGGACTccctaggtttgtttttgtattttgataaaataaaTCTTCGTGTTCACCCttcccctgcctgcctgcctctccctgcATTTGGGTCATTTAATCCTCTACACCgtaagacatagtatagtataccataaaatagtcatagtatagtatgcagaggtgtatagtaacgaagtagaactacttcactactgtactggagtattgctttttttctcctacttccacttttacttgagtacatatttctgacgagtttaatacttttactccaatacatttatgtgctgcatcgttacaaTTATAAAAATTTTACGAATCATTCCAAACCCACATTATCACTGCCAGAGCGGTAGATGGCTCTGTCACCACGTTTGATGAAGCCGGCTTATCATTAAGCAAATCAAGCAATCAAGCTGACTCATAAGAAGGCCGCGCATGCTCCCGTTCTgctctgctgcctgcctgcatTGAGAACACTTGAGCTTTGTTAGTTTGTTTCGAGATGGAAGAACCAGAAACACCACCTTCAACACCTTCAACTTCGAGTGATCGTGGCGGTGAGGAAGGAGACCACCCTTGGCCCTAGTTCgagtccatgttttcatttgttaGAGTGAAAGACAGTTTATATAGAATGAAGTGCCTACTCTGCCTCCCGAAAGATTGTGGAATAATGGACTTCAAAAATTCACcgtcaaatttgaagaaacataTCAAGGTAAGttacaaatataatacacaaGTGGCACACCAGCTTGAGCTATCAGTAAGCGCTAGCTAACTAGCGACCCGCGGTTCATGACATGTACATTCCTGTCCTTGTACTGCTGCTACAGCCAAAGGAATTGTGAGTGTCCtttaggctaaacatttgaaacaatataaacaatatgatattcaaacttgtgactgctttctttaataactacataacacaataattgtacttttactttcagtactttagtacattttaaaataaactacttgcaatacttaagtacaaaacatttactttagtacttccacttaagtgtggtgcttaaagagaacttcaacttctactcaagtcacttttttgatggagcacttgtacttttactcaagtctctagtactttatacatgtctgaTAGTATGTCATTCAAAATTCATAGTCAGAAACAAGTCAGAtaagtcagaaaaagtcaaaatatagtatgtcataatgTCATAGTATGGTAAGCCATAAACAAgtctaaagtaaaaataaatgtcatagtagaggtcatagaaaagtcattaaaagtcataggatagtatgtcataaaaaagtcaaccTCATTGATGAACACCATTGATCCCCATTAAAGTACACTTACCGCCTTACGACACACGGAGTAGTAATGTTACATCTCGTTTTTTCCAGGGCAGCCGTAGAGAATATCAACATCTCTGATGTACATGGCAAATCCACAAATCTGCTCAGGAATCATAGAAATAAATATGTCCTTATAACTCCAGAACTGGcctttttaagttttcttcagtatcaaagtacTCCAGTGACAGTTGTCTATACATCCATAGGTAAAACAGGAAGCCACAAAGGGTCAGCAAACATTCAATGCCTTGAGTGAAAAACACCCCCCTCAACTGAGCTGTCTCTTATTCAGCTCAGCGGCTACAAATAACACATGTAAATGTCTCAATAGGGCTCTGCATGCTGATGTTACTAGTTATACAGTAGTATTGCTTTATTTTTAGACTGAGTGAAGGTCcatttaaaacaaagacaaaaaaagacaaaacacaataaaaggaACACTACAGACACAAATTCAAAAAGACAGCTATGCCAGTGTTCCCACATAGGTGACTGGTATCACACAGCACTGACCCTAGGATCAGACAGTTGTGACCAACCCTTGCCTCCAAAATGTTAACATCTACAGGGGCTCAGTTCAGATGCTCTCATGAACTGGAGCACAGACTCAGTCCATCTTTACGAAATAAGAAAAGTGAATGGGGTTTTGAAAGTGGTTAAAGGGGATTTATTTCTGTGCTGTCTTTCCAGCTTCAGTTGGATACAGAGTTTTTGCATTATACCATTAAGGAGAGTATTTTTGTATCACTCATTTCTTAATGTCATGTTGGTTTTGGTGAGAAGTCGTACGTACATTCACCCTCTGTTTTCTACAAGGCCTGAGGTGACGGAGGCGAACTGCTTACCAATCTGTCCCACAGTGGGCGCTTCCTGTGGTGCTCAGGACTCTCGCCCATGAGCCATATGGCAGGTTATGGTGGGTCCCCACCATGTGAAATGCCCTGGCTACAATCAAGGCAtttcacaaagctgaaaaactGCCTTGCCATGAGGGCATAGTCCACAGGGAGCACAGGTGCCTCAACTGCCTAGTTCTCATGAACAGTGGTAAATATTTGCATGGCAGGGAATGCTTCAAATTAGGTGTAGAACAACACCTGAAACAGACAATTCAACAAGCAGTACCTCTTTCATGCAGTGATGGCCAGGTGTGTGAAGGTGAGACAGTTGGCAGGGTTTGAACTTAAGTGTTTCGCTCCGCCTACGATTGTGGCCATTCAGAACGGGTATAAGCACTTTTGCACTTAAATGTACAACCTAGTTCATTTTAAGCATACAGAGCCCTTGCCACTTTGTTAACTTCCTTCAGCTTTGTCTGgttaaataacattaaaaacaccGGTATAAATGAGTCAAGAAACAAAGATAAAATTCCAACAACTTTATATCAACTCCAGCAAAAATACAAAGTTCTTAACATAAAGATGCATCATTCTTGGATTACCACAAATAAAGCAGTTATTTCTTTCTAATATACAAAATCAAAATCTTTAAATAGCAACTGTAAAGAATAAACATGTTCAAGTCTGATATTTGGTGGGCTGTTTTAGCTAAATGCATTAGCCTACATGGAGTtcttaaataacaataaaaaacatgacTGACATGTTTTGCATTTACAGATGATATACCCTCTAAAGAGTAatgaacataataaaaaaataacactgtgCTAAAAATGACAATTGACAATACACTAATGTAAGTTACTACTGTGGAAGTTAAGAAACTTCACATTATGAGAACATCTGcctgacaataataataaaaaaaacacaacataaaactgCAACATACTTGGATACACAACTCAGAAGTGTGACTAGACTACCCCAAAAATGTCATATCCAACTTGCATGTAATCACGGAAGGAATTCATCACCCTGCAATGTGCCATTAATGCTAAAGAGCCCATAAACTTAATTCATGTTAACCAACAAAATATACATACTTTTTAGGTCTTTGTAATTAGGAAATATTGTTAGCAAAGTGATACACAAACCAGTATCCCAACGTCATCTCAGATGGGTTTGCTGTGCATACAAAGTCTTGATTTTCAAAGCTCAGGGGCATAAATATTGTTCTGGGTTTCAGTTCTAGTAAGGCAGCAGCTGTAATGCACCAGTTGCTAAAACTGTCTCCACATTAACAAGACTTAACACATGCAGAACCAGGTAAAATACTCAAAGGGAAGTCCCTACTATGAGCAGATAACAATGGGTGCAATGGTCAGAAGTGACTGCAGAGGTACACAGTGATGGAAACTgacccaaaacaaaaaaatacaaacatttgtCATGACACATACAGAGCACACCTGCCTGTTTTAACAATTcaaatttgtatatattttaacatcTAATACAGCCATAGTAAGAACAATATTAAGTTAATGATCTGGGAAAATGGGAATATAAAAATCAGGTTAGAGTAAATCAGAATGTCTGAATGCACGAGGCACAAACTGTGTGGAACGGAAACTATTTGCACACACTCTGAAGCAATAAATGTTGACTGCCTCTCCAGGGATTGAAAGTTGGTATAACTAAAGTACAGGAGTTTTCACATTTAGCAACACATTGTATTACTTTACACTTCATAAATAAGGCACTGGGTCACAACAGTCACATATTCACAATGTTGTGATTGGAAGACAGGCTGGAGATACAAACTGCCTACTTACTGAAGGTAACAATCTTATTCAAAAGCTGATTTCCCTTCTCACAGCAAGCTCTCTGAACACTAAATGCAGCACATGCTATCATCTAAAACAACTTAGAtacaaaatggcaacaaaaaaaaaagaagcaaaacagGATAGTGagtgaatttaatgatttaCTTTGATGACTGCATCAAAGTTTGATGTTTGTTATCCCAACTTTTAAAATGAGGTTTGATAGGATATTGTTATCTCCAGCCGTCTCGTAGAGCGCTGAAACAGAAAGCCAAACAGCAATTACATCTGCAAGACATCATGTAGGACTTGTCTGTAGTCCCTAAACACGGAGCAAATGCTCACCATCACATTTGTATTTTCACACTGAAGCTTTACAAAAGCATAAATGACTTTCAAAATGTGTTCCTTCTTCACTATGTTCCTACTGAAAAAGGTGTCCCCTGAAGAGTTTGGTTAAAGTAGAAAATAGATACTTCTGGTCCTTCTGAATATATTCCagataaaagaaaatgacaaaatcaTCTTAATAAAGATGATCTTCCTGTGCAGGTGCATTTCATTTCGAGAGTGATGTCCTGGTGCGCTTTGCTGGGGTCTCTAAAAGCTCCTGAGCTCTCTTAGTTGCAGATTTTGTCCCACTTCGTGGCAACAATGCCGTCTGCCTTCTCTTTGTAGGGGACCTTAAAGCCCCTCTTCTTGTCATCGTGGGTCCCTCAGCTTTTCTGACTGGTTTAGGAgatgcattttgtgttttaatggACTTTGTTGCCTTCTTTGAGGCATGACTAGGGCTCCCACTGGAAGGGACTGCCGCCTCCATTTTTCTCTGGGATCTAGTTAGCACCTGGTCAGGTGAAGTCGGAGCCTTGACATCCATGCTCTGCTGCGGGGTGTCAACAGCGAACTCTGTAGCTTTAATTTCAGCAAAAGTACTCTGTGACGATTCCTTTGTTTGGATATTTGCAGCATTCACTTTATACACAGTGGGTTTTTCTACCTCTATTTTCTCTGCTTCAATTAGTTTTTTATTGTCGACCTTGCTTTTAGATGCATCGACAGGGTTATGTTCAGATATTTTAGGAGACCCTAGTCGTTGAGAACATCTCTTGGGCAAATCTTTTTTAGTTGCATCTCTTGAAGCTCTACTACTGCTCTGAGCCTTGACTGCCCTCTGCTGAACTGGatactttgtagtttttttaccAGCCaatgttttccttctttctatTTTTGCTGCAAATGCTTTCATTTGTTTACTGACAGGTAAGGGGGATTTCTGTGCCTTCAGAGATGGTTTCATAATGGACTTGGCAGCGGATTTTTTGGTGGCTAGTCTATTCATGTTGGTTTTTAAGGTTTTTGAGGCCTTGAGAACATTGGTTTGCTGAACCTGCATCTTCTCTCGGATATTAGAGTATTTCCTCAAGATCCTTGCACTAGCTGGATTCTTTGATTTACCACAGGATTTCTGGGATTCATTTATCTCTCCACGGGCTTTGGCAGAGGAGTGTGACTTAGTCAAAGTCTGAGTAGTACTGGGAAggtctcttttctctttccctttGACTGCATTTGCCTCCTGCTCCAGTGCTTTAGCAATCAGTTTCTGACTCTTTGAGTTGCTCTTTACAGGAGAGGCAATGGCAaactttttcaaatgtttctttAAGCGCTCTGCCTGTAAGCTTGGAAATACCCCCTGAGAGGTCCCTGAAGCACTAGATGAGCTGTGAAAGCACAGCTGAGTTTCTGATGGAAGACGTGTATTCACCTTCTTGACAATGACAAGGGactttgtttctgttgtttcaAGGAACCAGCGACAAATACTGGTGAGATTAAAACCTTTCATGAAGAGCATTTGGACTGGTGAGTATTTCTGGTGCTCTGAAGACTTAGATTTTCTTGCCCTGCGTTTACTTTTCCATAtagctgcctgcctgtctgctttgtttttgtattttgttgctgGCTGACCCTCTTTGTCCATTTGCACCCAGCCTTTTTGCATTTTATCATACTTAATGTTCAGGTTTGTAATTAGGTGTTGGTTTTCTTCTCCAGTCAGAGTCTCAAAGAAtttgttagtttgttttggGGGTTCAGGTCTTGGTGTTATGACAGGGATGGCTGAGCTGTGGGGCAACACAGACACTGGAAGGGGCTTCACCTGAGTTTTGGTTACTTTTTCTGGCATTATTCTGATTGGGGAAACTATGTCACTCTGTCTTCCAGCTCCAGTAAGAGCACTTGTAGAGGGTACAGCCAATCTTTGTGACCTCAAAGTCAATTTCTTGTTGTCCACTGGTGATGAATGAGTAACAGACTGGTGGGACATTTCAGTCTTACTGCTCTCACTCCTTAATGGCATTCTTGTGGGTTTGCCTGATATGGAAGAACAGCTATCATCTCCACTTGCAGACGTGTCTTCTAAAGATGCTACATTTGGCTTTTGCAGAAAAGAAACATCACTTGCTTCTGCCTCCTTTCGGAGAATCCGCTTACTTCTGTATGGCATAATCTGTGCTTGCATTTCAGTCTTTACAGGACTTTCATTTTCTAATGGACTTGATACCTCGCCGCTAAATTGCTGTTTCTCATTCTTACTATCGTCTACTACAGCCTTTGTGGACCGTAGTTTCTGGTTGGCCTGCAATCTATTTTCTACTtcgtttttttgtatttcttcagaGGTTGTCCCTAATTGCTGAGTGTTTTCCATGTTTAATTCTACAGTTGTCTCTGGTACTGTGTTCTGTTTGGACTGTTCAGAGGCTTCAGAGGAAGATGACCTGATTGGAGAAGTAGTAGGAGGAAGTGAAGGGGGAAGGGGGAGGTGCTCTGTAGACAAAAGAGCATGGGATGCAGTAGATTTTGGAGATGAAATGTAAGGGACAGCATTTGATTTGGGTGGTGATACTGGAGTTCCAGCTGGCCTCTGGCTGGCTGATCTAAGTTGCCGCTGATCGGTGAGGACAGGCAAACTATCCTGATCTCtctgaccttttttttgtttccgaATTTGTTTGGTCCTTAAAGAAAATTTAGATGTTGGGCTTGATGGTGTGGCAGAGGATGGTTCTTTCACCTGCTGAATTACAGCAGTAGTCTCAATCGATTTTACAGCTATGTCTGTTTCAGGTAGACGTTTCTCCAAATTCTTGTTTTCAACAGAATCAATAGTTGAATCAACAGAAGTCTTGTTGGGGACATTCTGATTAGATTTCACTGGGGTTTTATTAGGTGATGTGGTACTGTTCCTTGATCTACGACGCAGACTTCTGTCAGAGGCCGATATCGGTCTACCATTAACAAAACCCACTACCACCCCTTCGGTTTTTCTTAACCGCTTTGGCAGCGAAACTACAGAACCTCTTTTTCTACGCCAAGGGGGTAATTCCTTCAAGAGCGCATCAAGTGACTTTGAGGACACGTCATCGTCATTATCACCTTCAGTCTCTAAAGGCATAACACCGTCAACTGCTTCAGGTTTTTTAATTTCTGCCCCTTTTATAATTGGCTCCTCTGCTGAACCAGTGGTGTTGGACTTTTCTGTCATTTCAAAGTTGTCATAGTGCATCTGTGTCTCTGGTTGAAGTTCCCGATGTTGCTCATCTTGTACTTCCTCCCTTTTATTTTCCTCTATTTCTTCCTCAATTTGATCCACCGGTGACGGGGCACTATTTTGCTGAAGAACAGGCTCACTGTTGTGCAGTTTATCTGATGAAAGCTGGGGCTCATCTTCTATGGTTGTATCCTCTAATGGTTCTACTACTGTTTCTGGGACTATCTGCTCAGTACTTTCCTGCACGTTTCCTTGAGGCTCAGGCTcattatctttttcttcttcaaatggAGCCTGTGTAACAATTTCTTCACTTCCTGTTGTGCCTAAATCTGCAGTTGTGTTCTGTTCTACTGCTGTGTTAATATcggtttctttgttttctgttggGGACCTTATCGGAGATGAAGGAGCAGACTGCCCCTTGCTCGGATACTGATCTGTCTGACTTGTTTCAACATCTATTTCACTGGCTGCTACCTCCACCATATCTCCTGTTCCTGGTATCACACTCTCATCTGACTCTTGTGTGGACATTTGTTGATTCATTGTCTCCCTGCATGCTTCAGCAAACAGCATATCCACAGGTGGTACACCTTCAGGCTTTGAAAGTATTTGTTTTGGGGTGACCAATGTGATCAGCTCTGGAATTGGATTCGGACAGTTGCCCCTCCCAGCCAATGTACGGACCGTTTTTAACTCCCATATTTCATCTGAATACGTATGTCCTCTGGTGCTTTTTCTGGCATTGCGACGTGGGAGCATGCTGCACTGCTGCTCCTTAAAACACTCTGTAATTGGTTtgtcaataaaaacaatgtcaCAGTGACCGAGATCAGGGTCAGCCATTTCCCTACAAGCAGAGTCCCTAATCCGATGATCAGAGGATGACCTGATAGTCTTCCTGGCGGTCCGCGGAGAGTCTGAAGGAATGGTCATGTGAACTGAAAACAGGTTTGCTGGTTTATCTTTGGCATGCCCGAGAGTCTCTCTCTGCCTAGCTTGATGTGTGTGACTAGTCGGATTGTGTCTTTTCATAAAGGAGCTGAGTCTAGCACTATGACTCTCTGTTCTGTTGGATGAATTTGAGTTACCCTGTCTTTCCTCCAAAGTGTCAGAGTGAGATGAAAGAGAGGCGTTGAGCACACATGACAACTTCTTACCGGCAGCAACGTTGCTGGTCATGATTTTCATCTTAAGAGGGGCATGATCACCATGACGGTTGTTCTCTGCATCCACTGGATTAGGGGTGGGAGTGACCAAAGCTTGGTTACTCTCTGACCCAGGGCTGCAAAGATCCAAAGCAGGGCCTGCAGATGTTTTCAGTGACACCGCATTCTCTGGAACGTTTTTCATTGCACAGCTGCTTAGGAAAGAATGGGACACATCCTGGACTTCTGACTTGGGAGTGGATTCCCTGGGAAACCTTAGCTCAGAGCACGACTTCACAGGTGTGACTGGGCTGGATTTTGCAGTGGAGCAAGCAGGTCTTTGGATCCCAGAGTTACAGGCTTGCTGTGTATTGGAAGATGCCAGTGCTTTGACCTCCGTCTGTAGAAAACCTATGGCATCTACAATCTGTCTCTGATGGTGGGGACAGAGTTTGGCTATGAACTGTTCCAGCGTGGAGGTGGACTGTAGGTCTCTTGCCTTTGCAATAGGCAACTCTGTAGACTCActgaggagaaaaaagaacaaatagaTGTAATTGCACATCAAGAAGAAGCAACACTGGTTCATATTATTGATTGGTATGTGACAATCACTTATGCAAAATAAATTGTCCCTTCATCTCTAGCTAAATGTTTGAGTGAAATAATTCACAATTGTATAACGATGTTTATTATTGCATATTTATTAGAAGAATAGGTGATTTTAAAAGTGAAACCTTCATCCAGTGAACTTGACCAATTACATTGTTAATgctattacatttttcttctttgcacaggtgtgcctttTGTTACAGTTTACATCAAGAAAATCCTACACATGCACAAGACATTTAGTAATGGTGGCTCACTTAATTAAAACAagtcaaacatgtttttaactTGAAAGAGCAAATGTATTAGGGGGAAATATAGAGTACATCATTTTTGTCaagctttcatttatttaataactAGTGCAAAGGGTGACATTTAGATACAAGTGCTCAACAAAATTgactagtaaaaaaaaaaaagcaagcgtGACTGAACATATGCAAAGTTTCTTTCGGTGAGGTAGGTCTATTACAAATCCTCCGAGACCTTTGGAGCATTTATACCATCACATATACATAcgcgtatgtatgtatgtatgtatgtatgtatgtatgtatgtatgtatgtatgtatgtatatatatatatatatatatatatatatatatatatatatatatatatatatatatatatatatatatatatatatatatctacactACATACAtccccatatatatatacacacacacacacacacacacacagtcaggtccataaatattgggacatcgacacaattctaatctttttggctctatacaccaccacaatggagttgaaatgaaacgaacaagatgtgctttaactgcagactttcagctttaatttgagggtatttacatccaaatcaggtgaacggtgtaggaattacaacagtttgtatatgtgcctcccactttttaagggaccaaaagtaatgggacaactggctgctcagctgttccatggccaggtgtgtgttattccctcattatcccatttacaaggagcagataaaatgtccagagttcatttcaagtgtgctatttgcatttggaatctgttgctgtcaactctcaatatgagatccaaagagctgtcactatcagtgaagcaagccatcattaggctgaaaaaatctaaacaaacccatcagagagatagcaaaaaaacattaggtgtggcca
This window contains:
- the LOC144532905 gene encoding uncharacterized protein LOC144532905 isoform X2, with the protein product MASQCKRQQCSIDRRGFRQELDSWRHKLIRCVDFKPTAVSDWSFDENCLFCCLRRDKVKEHLIGLSNEGLEDTPKSLLVKDQTTISKLEKQAEEFLNAVLCRKDAPNFSDPHIPVVAREILQRMIRQFAAEYTSKTSSPQDSGSDSQPCSDQSLPTPPLLLGAPPSTSPAPPLAGPAHNQNPVLSKLLMADQDAPLDLTIKRPLAVPSEQDGVLDLSIKKNSYSSSSLPVRSPCLSPATSTLKGESTELPIAKARDLQSTSTLEQFIAKLCPHHQRQIVDAIGFLQTEVKALASSNTQQACNSGIQRPACSTAKSSPVTPVKSCSELRFPRESTPKSEVQDVSHSFLSSCAMKNVPENAVSLKTSAGPALDLCSPGSESNQALVTPTPNPVDAENNRHGDHAPLKMKIMTSNVAAGKKLSCVLNASLSSHSDTLEERQGNSNSSNRTESHSARLSSFMKRHNPTSHTHQARQRETLGHAKDKPANLFSVHMTIPSDSPRTARKTIRSSSDHRIRDSACREMADPDLGHCDIVFIDKPITECFKEQQCSMLPRRNARKSTRGHTYSDEIWELKTVRTLAGRGNCPNPIPELITLVTPKQILSKPEGVPPVDMLFAEACRETMNQQMSTQESDESVIPGTGDMVEVAASEIDVETSQTDQYPSKGQSAPSSPIRSPTENKETDINTAVEQNTTADLGTTGSEEIVTQAPFEEEKDNEPEPQGNVQESTEQIVPETVVEPLEDTTIEDEPQLSSDKLHNSEPVLQQNSAPSPVDQIEEEIEENKREEVQDEQHRELQPETQMHYDNFEMTEKSNTTGSAEEPIIKGAEIKKPEAVDGVMPLETEGDNDDDVSSKSLDALLKELPPWRRKRGSVVSLPKRLRKTEGVVVGFVNGRPISASDRSLRRRSRNSTTSPNKTPVKSNQNVPNKTSVDSTIDSVENKNLEKRLPETDIAVKSIETTAVIQQVKEPSSATPSSPTSKFSLRTKQIRKQKKGQRDQDSLPVLTDQRQLRSASQRPAGTPVSPPKSNAVPYISSPKSTASHALLSTEHLPLPPSLPPTTSPIRSSSSEASEQSKQNTVPETTVELNMENTQQLGTTSEEIQKNEVENRLQANQKLRSTKAVVDDSKNEKQQFSGEVSSPLENESPVKTEMQAQIMPYRSKRILRKEAEASDVSFLQKPNVASLEDTSASGDDSCSSISGKPTRMPLRSESSKTEMSHQSVTHSSPVDNKKLTLRSQRLAVPSTSALTGAGRQSDIVSPIRIMPEKVTKTQVKPLPVSVLPHSSAIPVITPRPEPPKQTNKFFETLTGEENQHLITNLNIKYDKMQKGWVQMDKEGQPATKYKNKADRQAAIWKSKRRARKSKSSEHQKYSPVQMLFMKGFNLTSICRWFLETTETKSLVIVKKVNTRLPSETQLCFHSSSSASGTSQGVFPSLQAERLKKHLKKFAIASPVKSNSKSQKLIAKALEQEANAVKGKEKRDLPSTTQTLTKSHSSAKARGEINESQKSCGKSKNPASARILRKYSNIREKMQVQQTNVLKASKTLKTNMNRLATKKSAAKSIMKPSLKAQKSPLPVSKQMKAFAAKIERRKTLAGKKTTKYPVQQRAVKAQSSSRASRDATKKDLPKRCSQRLGSPKISEHNPVDASKSKVDNKKLIEAEKIEVEKPTVYKVNAANIQTKESSQSTFAEIKATEFAVDTPQQSMDVKAPTSPDQVLTRSQRKMEAAVPSSGSPSHASKKATKSIKTQNASPKPVRKAEGPTMTRRGALRSPTKRRQTALLPRSGTKSATKRAQELLETPAKRTRTSLSK